The region TCTATTAATATAAAAAAGGTGTTTTTTTTCCTATAAATAATTAGTTTCCTAATCCTTGCAAACTGATCCAATTTAGATGAAGTGTGTAACCAGAACACAATGGATATTTCAATAAAATATGGCAAAATTTGACAGGGTTAATCATGCATTTTGGCAATTCAGGTAATAAAGCACTAGTGAGTCATTGACAAATGTAGTCAAATTTCCAAATTTCATTGGATTTGAACAATATTTGTAAGAAAACATGAAATATCCTGATATATAATATCTATATATACAGTCCACAGGCAATATTTCAAATACCACAGTAAAGCACAAAAAAATGAAGTATATTTCTACTAAAATAGTGCACACGTTAGTGTTATAGGAATATATAAGATTTCAAAAGCATACTGTTTGTTGCCAGGTCAATTGGATATCTTACAGACTGAACTACACTTAACACTTTCTATACAAATTAGTGTTTCAGCCGCTGTAATAATTACCAAGTTGTtttgaaaacacaaaataaagtaCACAATGTTAAATTATAAACAGAAATCAGCTCCTTTTAGCTTTTGTCTCTACTTTCAGCTCCAGATTTTCCACCGGTTACATAATCTACTATATTTAAAATTCTATCTTGCTATTTTACATTTGGTCACATTAATATGTCCACGTCTCCTTCATGGTCTTCCTCAGCCACCTtcacagagagcacttcctcgttcAGGAAAAGGCCGCTCAATCTTTCTTTCCTTGCCTGGCGCTGCTCTTTCAGCTGGCGCTTACGCATTGCTTTCTGTTGCAGTTTACGCTGTTTGGATCGCTTCTGCCAAACCATTGGAGGGTGGcggcggggagagagagaatggggatgaggatgagagagacagagagtgagagggaaaacAGTAGAAGAAAAGTTACTAATTGTCACATCTATATACCTCAAAGCTTGCAAATCTCCCAAAATGTCCAGAAAACCTAATTTACTGGTAGTAACAGAtttaaaaactgcacacaactctTTATTTAGTCTTACTTGGACCTTTTGTGCAACTCTGGCTGCCCCATGAATGGAAGTTttgagagagggtgcagaaaagcaTAATtcagatgttgcctggactagagggcaacAGTTGCAAGCAGAGGTTGAGCAAACTTAACGTTGTGTTCTCTGAGGTTGAGTGGACCTGATGGAAGGTTATAAAATTTTGAGAAACATTGTTGGGGTAGGCAGAATCTAATCCCTAGGGTACAAATGTCAAGTACAAGAGGACACTcatttaaggtgggggagggttgtggGAGGTGTGGGGAAGAtggttaaaggagatgtgagcaatttttttttacaccgaGTGGTAGGTGTCTGAAGCGGGCTGCTGGGGGAGTAATGAAAGCTGCTATTGGACTAGAAAGCTGCTATATAGAGGGAATAGACGAAGTGGGATCATGTCTGACCATAAAACATTAGAGCACGAtaaggccgttcagcccatcaatCCTGCTCCACTATTCGATCATGaccgatttattttccttctaatTCCCATTGTTCTGCCTTGTCCTTGTAACCAGAAGAAATTTACATTGATTTGGATTTGCGCTTGGCACAGACATTGTTGGCCAAAGGGTCTACTCCTGATCTGTACTGCTCTGAGTGATAATATAGCAGCTAACGTttaggaatatttgatggctctgtccctgtactcactggactttagaagacTGAGGAGGATCTTATTAaaaccaattgaatattgaaaggcctagatagagtatatatggagtggatgtttcctgcagtgggagaGATTATGATCAGTAGTACAGCCTCAgtatacaaggacatccctttagaacagagatgagtaggaGTGGCGGCCAAGTCATTGAGGAGATTTATAGTTGAAAATGTATTGATTAgaaagggcgtcaaaggttaccgggagaaggcaggagaatggagttgagaggatcAATTGGAAGAGCAGATCCGATGGGTTGAACGGCCTAATTAGACTCCGTTGTCTTATGGTTGAAAAGCTGGAGTACTTTGCTTGGAAATTTAGCATAGCAAGAAAACATAATGAAACATGATGTCTAAATCATCAGTTCAGAGAGTGTACCCCTAGATATTAGGGGAGTCTGGGTGTTGGGATCGAGAATAATATAACCAACTGAGCCTTGCAACGACAGTAAATACAACTGTTTTTAAAGAATGGTCTCTTACCTTTGAGTCTCTTATCCTGTCAGCAGCACTGGTGGACAGGTTACTGTCACTGTGGGCTCGGCtcatgttggcgctggaagctgACGCGGAGTTGCTTCCACTGGACCCACTGCTGCTCGCTGAACTTACCAAGCTCGCACTGCTGCTGCTGGCTCCACTCAGACCGCCGACCCCGCAGCCAGCGTAGCTACCCCTTCTCCAGCTTTCACGCACGGATCGCTGACGGGCACCGTGCTCTTTAATGTAATTCCTTACCTAAATAGGACATTAAATGGGCTGATCACTCATGCTGCGCCCCGCATATATGGTACCGACATGAATATGGCACAGTAGCAAGGCAGATACTTTGAGGACATTTACGAgactctgagataggcacatggatgacagagaaATGAGAGCTATGTGGCAGGCAagcgttagattgatcttgacaGTAGGTTTAAcgggtcagcacaacatggtgggccaaagggcctttactgtgctgtacagttctatgttctatttatagAATTGTATAACACATAATGCACAAATTGTGATCTCTCTCCCAGGGTAAGGATTTTGAAGGAATTGTTTAAGGGGAAAATCACAACAGCTAATACGAGGggaaataattttaaggtgactggaggaaagtatagggtggtgtcagaggtaagatttttaaaAAGGGAGTGGAcaatgtgtggaatgtgctgccagaggtggtggtaaaggcagatatattagggttAGGCATGTGGATCAGGTAgtcaaaaaaaaatggagggctatgtggagggaagggttagattgatcttagagtagattaaaaggtcagcacaacatcgtaggCCAAAGGACTggcactgtgttgtactgttttatattttatggtagcatagcagttagcataatgctttacagtgccagcaagcagaagatcagggttcaattcccgccactgtctgtaagagtttgtaCAGTATGTTTTCCAAGTGTCagtgttggtttcctctgggtgctctggtttcctcccacattccaaagacatatgagttaggattagtgagttatgggcatactATTTTAGATCTGGATGTATGGCGACATCTGGGAACAGCCCTTAGCACATCCTCGGGCAATGGTGACTGTTGAcaccaactatactgtacatttTGTGTacatggcaaataaagctaatctcaatCTCTAAATATGCACTGAATTTAAAAAATAACAGAAATCTGTACTTGTTAAATGCAGGTATGTTCCTGTCGTCATTATACAGTGAAAAGTAACCACGTCATTCACATCTTCAGGGAAATACACGGCTTCCATTACGTATTGAAATTTACCTGTTTTAACTTTTCATCCGTCAGACAGTTGAGTTCAATTATAAATTCACTATCTGTGGGTGAAATCTGAGCATTTGGGTCAATGATTTTAATAATGTCAAGTTGCTCCCGGAGTCCCATTTCTGTACTAACTTTACGGCTCAAGTACTCAATGTATTCAACCTGAAACAAGAAGAAACAGCAAGCAAGTTAACACTAACAAGCAAGTGAACATATTATACCCCTTAATATTATTAATGTAACCAACTGCAGTATAAGGTAATAGTCTTACAGTTTAATTTTCCTTACAATTGTggatcaggaaggggaaatcaggagaacacacactagcagctctacttcactaggagtttgaggagattcaataTATCATCAAAAATTCTTGCAAACTTCGACAGATATACAGTGgcaaagcattctaactggctgcatcacagcctggagtGGAGCTTCCAGTGCACAAAATCGTAAGAGAGCTGCAGGGAGTTGgagattcagtcagctccatcatgggaacaacCCTCCCCACTATGGGGGAACAGCTTCAAGAGTCTatccctcaagaaggcaacatctattatTAGGGACCCTCACTATCTGttacacaccctcttctcattaccactgtcagggaggaggtacaggagcctgaagaacagCGCACAACATTTAGGAACAGTTCcttctctgccatcagacttccgAATTCCGTAAACCCCTCTTATtccattttttttgcactatttatttattatttagtaaTTTTACAATGTTGCAcgatattgctgctgcaaaacaacacatttcatgtccATAAGAGCACCAGACAAAGGAGGATacatagaccattcagcccattccaatcatggctgatttattatcccgcaTAACCCcacttttctgccttctccctgtgacatccttactaatcaagaacctatcaacctccacttcaaatgtactcaatgacttaaggccaatttatacctgtgcgtcaaatcgacgccgtagCCACATACCCTACACtctaccctacgccgtagcctgaagcacacctccccaaaaatgtaactacgcatcgcgCCAACGTAGACTGCAACAACTATGATTGGACCGCTTGGTAGCaccgcatttcctcctacgctgcaatagcttcctactgggcgactgaagggcagggaaggaactctggctgcagtgctttccataaagctttacagacctccaaaattatggaggaccctgtgcttgacaccagtttgtagctagttgctacagcctgttgacttccacctgaagctaaaactccaATGGTGATTGCTAGTCTCTGAGTATattgtgcgtacactgatgcgaaataaatggttggagacgatgaaccaaatcttcaaatctacctgccgacatccgaaaatatctgaaatgcattttctcgtccatgtctctcagtggccggacaagcacagaaaattcaccctccttcagtgtcagttgccattgtttgaagtttgagtttcttcgtgttgagtttcagtggcatagaaaccccaccgccaactagcgttttggcagtgaattgcagagcaacgcagacacaccaacgcacaagtataaatgctcacaatggcatagcccacttgcgtaggctacggcgtaagctagtatgcacaagtataaatcaaccttagtctccacagctgccggtggcaatgaattccacagattcaccaccctctgactaaagaaattccccctcatctctgttccaaaggggcgtacttgcattctgaggctgtaccctctggtcctagattctcccactattggGAAAATCCTTTCCAGTCCActttgtctaggtctttcaatattttataggttttaatgagaatcagcatatgttgtgaaattttgctGTTATGCAGCAACAATACATTATGATACAGAAaacaaactgtaaattacagtaagcatatatatTTACTTTAATTTAAAGTTTAcatataaagttaaattaaata is a window of Mobula birostris isolate sMobBir1 chromosome 10, sMobBir1.hap1, whole genome shotgun sequence DNA encoding:
- the fam199x gene encoding protein FAM199X; this encodes MSDDLYGKFLAPDEPFPLLPQRGHTSDVVSLDVSDFGCQLSSCHRTDPLHRLHTNRWNLTSCGTSVASSECSEELFSSVSCGDQEDCYSLLDDQEFTQNASFDLFPEGSVCSDVSSSISTYWDWSDSEFEWQLASSDFASGSDVLSDVVPSVTSSPCPVLKRRNKQHRSLDELPWSAMTNDEQVEYIEYLSRKVSTEMGLREQLDIIKIIDPNAQISPTDSEFIIELNCLTDEKLKQVRNYIKEHGARQRSVRESWRRGSYAGCGVGGLSGASSSSASLVSSASSSGSSGSNSASASSANMSRAHSDSNLSTSAADRIRDSKKRSKQRKLQQKAMRKRQLKEQRQARKERLSGLFLNEEVLSVKVAEEDHEGDVDILM